The DNA segment CTTCCAGCAGCCAGGTGGCCAGACGACGCCGACAATTGCTGTCACCAGGGGGAAGAGATTGCCCGCCTGGCCAGCACACCACGCCACGGGTGACCGACTGCGGGCGCGGATCTTCCGGCAGCGAAGCGCCACGGGCTAAGAGCAGGTTGTTTACCTGATTGAGCAGCGGGATCGCACTGGCATAACCGAACTGTCCGGCAACGGGCGTGCCGTCCGGTCTGCCGGTCCAGATACCGATGACATAGCGGGCATTAAGGCCAATCGCCCACGCATCGCGATAACCATAGCTGGTGCCCGTTTTCCACGCCAGCGGGGCCACCCGGGGAAGCGCGCTATCCGGCAATGGCTGCGCTTCATCGGCCAAAATACGTCGGATAATCCACGCCGCGCCGGGCGACATCAGCCTGCGTTCAGCAAGTGGATCGCCCGGTTGCAAACGCAGTTTTCCCGCTTTGCCGTGGCGAGCAAAAGCGCTGTACCCCGCGACCATATCCTCAAGCCGCGCGCCTGCGCCCCCCAAAATAAGCGACAGATTAGGAGTCGCGCCCGCAGGCAAGTACAGCGGTAGTCCACTATTACGTAATTGTGCGGCAAAGCGCTTCGTACCGTAGGCCTCCAGCACCTGTACCGCAGGTAAATTCAGCGAGCGCACCAGCGCTTCGCTCATACTGACAGGGCCATGAAAGCCGCTGTCAAAATTCCCCGGACGATAGTCCCCGCTACGGCGTGGTACATCCTGCAATAAAGACGCCGGGTGGATTAATCCATCATCCAGCGCCAGTCCATAGACAAAAGGCTTGAGCACTGAGCCGGGTGATCGAATCGCCTTGACCATATCCACATGGCCGAAACGCGTGTCATCATTCAGATCGACCGATCCGACCCAGCCACGCACGCTCATGTCGGTGTGATCGACGACGATCATCGCCAGCGAACTGCGCGCTGGCAGCCTGCCCTTCCAGTTTTGCGCCAGCTCTTCCAGCTGTCGTTGCAGCCCGGCATCCAGAGTGGTAACAATTTTGTCGCCTTGATTTTTACCCAGCATCATCCGCGAGAACAGCGGTGCGAGTTGCGGCATCTGGCGGGGCGTCAGCCAGACCGGCTCTTCACGTGATTCCTCCACCTGGCGCGGTGACCAAATCCCCTGCATTGCCATCCGCTCAAGCACTTTGTTGCGCGCAGCTTCTGCCCGATCCGGCCAGCGATCAGGGCGCAGTCGACTCGGCGCCTGCGGTAATACCGCCAGTAACGCGGCTTCAGAGTAGCTGAGCTGTGACGGAGGTTTTCCGAGATAGGCCCAACTGGCCGCGCCAATCCCCTGCAACGTGCCGCCAAACGGCGCACGATTGAGGTACAGCGTCAGAATGTCGCGTTTTGAGAGATGCCATTCGAGCTGCAGAGCGCGCCAGAGCTGGCGAAACTTACCGCCGAACGTACGGGGGTGCGGATCCAGTAATCGCGCCACCTGCATGGTCAGCGTGCTGCCGCCGGAAATCACCCGCCCGGAGGAGAGATCCTGCCAGGCGGCGCGAAGTATAGAGAGAGGATTGACTCCAGGGTGTTGCCAGAACCAGCGATCTTCATAGTTGATGAGCGCCTCAAGATAGCGCGGGGAAACTTCTTCGAGCGTCACCGGATAACGCCAGATCCCATCCGCGTCGGCAAACCGCCACAGCGGCGTTCCGTCATGCGCCACAACCACCCGCGCCGGATTGACCTCGCGTAAAGGCAACGGCCAGATTTTGTCTGCCACCCAGACGGCGCAGACGAGTAAAACAGACGCGGCGACCAGCCAAAGCCAACCGCCGCGTTTACCGACTAATCGCCCCATTTACGGCTTAACAATCAGAATGCCTTCGGCCGCACCGGTTGCCCGCCATTGTGGAACATACATCGATTCCACCATAGGCATCGGCACCTGATAGGTTCCAGGCGTCACCGCACGCGCCAGATAGACCAGCGTCACCGGCTGTCCACGATTCACCGCCACGGCGGCAACAAAGCGGTCATCCCGAAACTCAACGTGCTGAATATCTGCCTGTTGCATCTGATTGAGCAGGTTTTGCACCTCGCTGCCGCTGTCCTGCAAGCTGGCGCTACCGTTGGCCAGATTCTGGTTTTCCAGTTCCAGCCCGGCTGGCAGCAGATCCACCACCAACGCATCCGGCACGTCCTGACTGGCTTTCACTTCCAGCCAGACCAGAACAAGTTCACCACTACGCAGGGAATCCAGCGATTTGCTCTGCCCGTCACTGCCCAGAATATGACGCTCAATCTGCAGCACATTGCTGGCGGGTGCCGGAGCCGATTGCGGATAGCCGCTCACGTCCAGACGCAACCACATCGGTTGAGCACCGTTATTCGTCACCTGCAACGCCGCAAGCTGATCGGCATCCAGGTTACGGGTTTGCGCTTTCTCTCCCGTCAGCGGTTGCTCCGCGAGAGAAGTCTGCGCCTGCCAGGTACCGGGTAGATCCTGCAGCGAACGGGCTGCCAGGAACAGCGCATTATTCTCCTGCGTTGACAGCCAGCGCTGACCAAACGCTTGTTCAGAGAGCGTGTTCAGCAGCGAGTTCTGGACGTCCGGCTTCAGGTTATTCTCTTCCAGCAGCGCCAGCATCAGGGCGTTATCGCGAAGCGGACTACCGTAATCGGCCAGCCACTGACGTTCATCGTGACGCGGGGTGGAGAGCGCCAGTGCAACCGCATCGTCACTTCGTTTCGCGTCGCCCATCGCTTTCAACGCCATGCCTAATTGCAGCAGCGGTAAGCCGGACGCCGCCTGACTGCGCCGTTCCCAGATCTCACGTAACGCGCCAAGCGGGGCTTTTTGCTGCCGCGCCAGGACCAGCGCGGCATAAGCCTGCACGGCAAATTTGCTTGCCTGTGTGTTGCTGGTGTAGCGAATCGACATCATTCCCGGATCCTGCAGATATCGCAGCAGGCGCGCGTTGCCCTGATTGATCCCCGCCGCTGGAACGCTATAGCCCTGCTCACCCGCCCGGACCAGGAAATCCATCGCATAGGCGGTCAGCCAGTACTCTTCTGGACCATTTTTGTCCCACAGCGCAAAACCACCGTTATCACGCTGCATTTGCAACAGGCGGGCAATCCCGGTTTCAATTGCCGCACGACGCTTCTCGTCGGTATCGCCCGCGATGCCCAGCGCTTGTAGCTGCGCGGCACTGGTATAAAGCGACGGGAACAGGCCGCTGGTGGTCTGCTCCAGACAGCCGTAAGGATACGCCTTCAGCTCGCGAATGTAGCGCGCCAGGTTTAACGGCGGTTTACCACTGAACAGTAGTTGGCCCTGTACCGTCACCGGAGAGAAATTCGTCAACCCTTCCTCGGGAAGGGTCCAGCTTTCACCCGGTTGCAGCATCACGCCGTTGTTGACCGTTTGCGCCGGGAATGCCGGACGGACGCCAATCTTCCACTGCTTTTGCTGCGGTCCGATGTCTTCTCCCGGCACGTTCAATCCGCTTAACGTCGCATACAGTTCACCATCACCAAATCCTTCTTTCGCACGAACAGGAACAAACAAGGTCGTACGCACGCCCGGCTCCAGATTGACCTGCGCAGGCTGGTCGCTGACCAGTTCGATCAGTCCGCTGGCGGTCAGCGTCACGTTCAGTGACTGTGGTCGATCGGTAAGGTTGGTCACGTCCAGCACCAGTCGCGAGGTATCGCCACCGGCCATAAAGCGCGGCATATTCAGCTCAGCAATGACCGGGGCGGCGACGATAGTTTTGCTTTCATTGCTGCCAAAGTCATCCGCCGTCCACGCCTGCGCCATCACGCGCAGTTCACCATTAAAATCGCCAATCGGCAGCGTCACACTGCCCTCACCCTGCTCATTCAGCGTGACCGGTTGCGCCTGCTGCGCCACGATGTTTACATGGTTGACCGGCGGTTTACCGCCACGCTTCAGTTCGTCGCCATCACCACCAAAGCGCAGTGCTGCCAGACGCCCCTGGCCCTCAATCACCTGGCCATAAATGTCATAAATATCCGCGCCGTAGCGTTTTTGCCCGAAGAAGGCCTGCCACGGATCCGGCGTAACGTAATCGGTAATGTTCAACACACCGCTGTCCACCGCCGACACCAGGACGTTGACCTGTTTTGGCGTCCCGCCATTTTTACTGCTGGCCTTGATCTTCACGGTCAACGGCTGGTTCGGACGCATTTTGGCCGGGCTTTCCAGCGCCAAATCCAGACGTCGGTTTTCATCCCCCAGCGGTAGATGCAGCAACCCTACGGCACGTTTCGGCGTTGCAGAACGGGATTTATCCCCCGGACGCACCACCAGCGTGCTCAGGTATAGATCGTGGCGATTCCACGACTTATCGACCGGAATGGAGAGATCCAGCCCTTGCGCCGGGACATCAATTTCCTGCCACCACAGCGGACCTTCACTGGATTCCACCATCGCATAGCCTTTCCCCGCCGCCGGCGCCGCAATATGCAGCTTCATGGTGTCGCCCGGACGATAGGCTGGTTTATCCAGCTTCAACGTAACGCGATCCGGCCGCGCCGCCCCGCTGCCATCACTGTTATCCTGCCAGCTGTAGCCCGCCCAGAAACGGATGCTGCTGATCGCATCGTTTGGCGCTTTCACTTCCAGTCGGTAGGCACCCCATTCGACCGGGAATGTCACTTTGCCGGTTTCATCGGCTTTCAGATCCAGCGTCTGCTCACCTTCCACCAGATCTTTTTGATCAAAGCGCGACTGCCAGCCTTCGCTTTCCAGCCAGTCCCAGTAGTAGTCGCGACGCTCACGAATCAAACGCACCTGTAACCCGGAGACCGCTTTCTTCTCTCCCTGGGCATCGACATAGACAATGTCAAAAGCGGCGTTGCTGTCTTCATCGACAATCGGCTGATTCACCGTGGTATCGGTGCGGTAGTCATACACCGCTTTCACCGCAAATTGCGGACGGATACCCGGTAATGTGTCGGCCGGCCAGATCGCCTGCTCAGCGCGACGCGTTACTGGACGACCACCGGACTCCAGCAGACTGGCCTGCAAAATGACCTTCAACGGTGAGTGGGTTTCACGCCATGCGCTGTTGGTGCTGATGTCGCCACGTCCGGTTTCATCCAGCGTCAGTTGGACTTCATCGAGACTGCGCGACAGGTTTTCCTCGGCAATATTGCCAAACTGGAAGCCTGGCAATGACGGTACAGCATCACGCAGCGGGCGCAGATACAGCTGTCCCTGCAAGGCATTGCCATTCGCCGGGGCACCGTAGAGGTAGTAGCCAACCACCGAGAATTTCACCTCGTCAGACGGCGCCAAAGGCGTTTTTTGGCTGGTGAGATTCAGCGCCATTCGCTCCGGCATGAAATCTTCAACGTGGAAATCCCACATCCGACTTTGGTTATCGCCCGTGTTGGCGCGAATGTGCCACATTCCGGTCGGCGCGCCGCTGTCCAGCGAATAAGTAAAGCGATACAGCCCGTTATCCGGTTGACTGACGACAGTACGAATCACCTGGCCGTCCGGCTTAACCACTTCCAGCTTCACTGGCTGATCGGGCAGCGTCTTACCGTCGCTGTCACGCAGTAGACCGTTGAGGATCACCGTCTCGCCGGGACGATAGAGATCGCGCGGGCCAAACATAAAGAACTGTTTGCTGTAGCCGGGATCCCCCGCGATATCAAACTCCGCTAGATCCAGCGCCGGGAGTTTCAGATCCAGCAGCGTGGTTTGCCCCTCTTTACGCGCCAGCAACAGCGCGGCATTCTGGTGGTTTTCAAGCTGTACATGGCCTTTCGCATCGCTGGTCGCTTTCGCCAGGGTCTGTCCTTTTTCATCCAGCAAAGCGACATCTACCCCCTGCTGCGCGGCGCCATTCTCCAGACTTTGCGTAAACACATCGAGTCGGTTCTGATAGCGGTGGACCGAGACGCCGATGTCGCTGAGCGTGAACAACGTTGCGGCGTTGCTGTACTCGTACTGCCCGGCTTTGGTCATCACCGCAACGTAGACCCCCGCCTGCTGCAGCGGCTTAATCTCGCTCAGCGGCAGAAGGAGTTTTTCGCGGGTGTTACGCGCAGGATTGAGATCGAAGCGACCGGTGTAGACCAAATCCGCCATTTTCAGCAGATTGTCGGACTCCCAGTTGGACATTGAATTCCGATACTCCCACTGACTGACAAAGGCCGCCAGCGATTCGGGTTTCACGCGGAAGAAGTTAACGTCTACGTTGTTCACGTTGAGCGCCATCACTGGCAGCCCTTCCACCACTTTCCCCGGCAGCAGTGAACCGCGGCTGGCAAAGCCTACGCTAGGCTGGATATCACGCGTGGTGAGGCTTTTCTCATAGTTAATTTCGAAGATCGCTTTGTTCAGCGCCCTGAGATCGCGCTCAATGGTCACCAGCAGGTCACGATTAGGTTCCAGGTGGCGTAGACGCAGCTCTTTCAGATTCGGCGACAGTTCCCATGCGCCATCGACTTTGCCGCTTTTTT comes from the Citrobacter amalonaticus genome and includes:
- the pbpC gene encoding peptidoglycan glycosyltransferase PbpC (penicillin-binding protein 1C), which produces MGRLVGKRGGWLWLVAASVLLVCAVWVADKIWPLPLREVNPARVVVAHDGTPLWRFADADGIWRYPVTLEEVSPRYLEALINYEDRWFWQHPGVNPLSILRAAWQDLSSGRVISGGSTLTMQVARLLDPHPRTFGGKFRQLWRALQLEWHLSKRDILTLYLNRAPFGGTLQGIGAASWAYLGKPPSQLSYSEAALLAVLPQAPSRLRPDRWPDRAEAARNKVLERMAMQGIWSPRQVEESREEPVWLTPRQMPQLAPLFSRMMLGKNQGDKIVTTLDAGLQRQLEELAQNWKGRLPARSSLAMIVVDHTDMSVRGWVGSVDLNDDTRFGHVDMVKAIRSPGSVLKPFVYGLALDDGLIHPASLLQDVPRRSGDYRPGNFDSGFHGPVSMSEALVRSLNLPAVQVLEAYGTKRFAAQLRNSGLPLYLPAGATPNLSLILGGAGARLEDMVAGYSAFARHGKAGKLRLQPGDPLAERRLMSPGAAWIIRRILADEAQPLPDSALPRVAPLAWKTGTSYGYRDAWAIGLNARYVIGIWTGRPDGTPVAGQFGYASAIPLLNQVNNLLLARGASLPEDPRPQSVTRGVVCWPGGQSLPPGDSNCRRRLATWLLEDVQPPTLLLPEQEGVSGIRFPIWLDKAGRRVAADCPQAQEQMLIVWPLPLEPWLPASERRSARLPLSSAACPPHGQDPALPLLLSGVRDGAIVKRLPGATEASVTLQSSGGAGVRWWFLNGEPLQERERSITLRLREKGDYQLLAMDESGQVATVRFTLQ
- a CDS encoding alpha-2-macroglobulin family protein, translated to MKHIRVVACMLMLALAGCDNNDKALTVGKKDAPATQSASVAQPEAEKKAEKDTAKLQKLAQQSEGKALTLLDTSEVQLDGASTLVLTFSIPLDPEQDFARIVHVVDKKSGKVDGAWELSPNLKELRLRHLEPNRDLLVTIERDLRALNKAIFEINYEKSLTTRDIQPSVGFASRGSLLPGKVVEGLPVMALNVNNVDVNFFRVKPESLAAFVSQWEYRNSMSNWESDNLLKMADLVYTGRFDLNPARNTREKLLLPLSEIKPLQQAGVYVAVMTKAGQYEYSNAATLFTLSDIGVSVHRYQNRLDVFTQSLENGAAQQGVDVALLDEKGQTLAKATSDAKGHVQLENHQNAALLLARKEGQTTLLDLKLPALDLAEFDIAGDPGYSKQFFMFGPRDLYRPGETVILNGLLRDSDGKTLPDQPVKLEVVKPDGQVIRTVVSQPDNGLYRFTYSLDSGAPTGMWHIRANTGDNQSRMWDFHVEDFMPERMALNLTSQKTPLAPSDEVKFSVVGYYLYGAPANGNALQGQLYLRPLRDAVPSLPGFQFGNIAEENLSRSLDEVQLTLDETGRGDISTNSAWRETHSPLKVILQASLLESGGRPVTRRAEQAIWPADTLPGIRPQFAVKAVYDYRTDTTVNQPIVDEDSNAAFDIVYVDAQGEKKAVSGLQVRLIRERRDYYWDWLESEGWQSRFDQKDLVEGEQTLDLKADETGKVTFPVEWGAYRLEVKAPNDAISSIRFWAGYSWQDNSDGSGAARPDRVTLKLDKPAYRPGDTMKLHIAAPAAGKGYAMVESSEGPLWWQEIDVPAQGLDLSIPVDKSWNRHDLYLSTLVVRPGDKSRSATPKRAVGLLHLPLGDENRRLDLALESPAKMRPNQPLTVKIKASSKNGGTPKQVNVLVSAVDSGVLNITDYVTPDPWQAFFGQKRYGADIYDIYGQVIEGQGRLAALRFGGDGDELKRGGKPPVNHVNIVAQQAQPVTLNEQGEGSVTLPIGDFNGELRVMAQAWTADDFGSNESKTIVAAPVIAELNMPRFMAGGDTSRLVLDVTNLTDRPQSLNVTLTASGLIELVSDQPAQVNLEPGVRTTLFVPVRAKEGFGDGELYATLSGLNVPGEDIGPQQKQWKIGVRPAFPAQTVNNGVMLQPGESWTLPEEGLTNFSPVTVQGQLLFSGKPPLNLARYIRELKAYPYGCLEQTTSGLFPSLYTSAAQLQALGIAGDTDEKRRAAIETGIARLLQMQRDNGGFALWDKNGPEEYWLTAYAMDFLVRAGEQGYSVPAAGINQGNARLLRYLQDPGMMSIRYTSNTQASKFAVQAYAALVLARQQKAPLGALREIWERRSQAASGLPLLQLGMALKAMGDAKRSDDAVALALSTPRHDERQWLADYGSPLRDNALMLALLEENNLKPDVQNSLLNTLSEQAFGQRWLSTQENNALFLAARSLQDLPGTWQAQTSLAEQPLTGEKAQTRNLDADQLAALQVTNNGAQPMWLRLDVSGYPQSAPAPASNVLQIERHILGSDGQSKSLDSLRSGELVLVWLEVKASQDVPDALVVDLLPAGLELENQNLANGSASLQDSGSEVQNLLNQMQQADIQHVEFRDDRFVAAVAVNRGQPVTLVYLARAVTPGTYQVPMPMVESMYVPQWRATGAAEGILIVKP